The DNA sequence ATGAGCTTAGCCGCGTGAGGCTTTCGCCCTGACGCGTGCTGACAACTGTCCGCATCGCCTCGGGGAGGTCCTGGACCGGACCGTTTGGAACACCCCTTCCAAACGACGCACCAAGTCCCGGAAGCTCGCTCAAGAAGCGCTCGAGATCGAAGCCGAGGAGGCTCGCGCTGCTGGCGCCCTCGGCTTCATGGCCCGAATCCTTGTCCAGGCCACCCTGCCCCACCGCCGGCCAAGGACGCACGAGTTCGAGCGCGTCAACGGCCGCTTCACCCTCTGCATGAACGCGCCGCCGTCGGTCGGCCTGCCCTACGGCTCGTACCCACGGCTTGCGCTCGCCTGGCTGTCGACCGAAGCCGTGCGAACCCGCAACCGCGAGATCGAGCTCGGCCCCACTTTCTCGAGCTTCATGTACAAGCTTGGCCTGACGCCCGTGACCGGCAAACGCGGGACAACGTCACGCCTGCGCCACCAGCTCCATCGGCTCTTCTCCACCACAATCCGCTGCAGTTACTCCGACGAAGACGAGGGCCACGCCGCTGGCTTGGCTTACACGATCGCCCACAGGCACGAGCTCTGGTGGTCGCCCCGAGATCCGGAGCAGCGGCCCCTCTGGAACTCGGTCGTTGTCTTGAGCACCGAGTTCTACGACGAGCTCGTCGCCCATGCCGTGCCGATCGACCTCCGCGCCCTCAAGGCGCTCAAGGGCTCACCTCTCGCCCTCGACATCTACTCTTGGCTCACCTACCGGATGAGCTATCTACGAAAGCCGTGTCTCATTCCGTGGGAGGCACTCCAGACTCAATTCGGCGCGGACTACGGGCGGCTACGGGACTTCAAGAAGAAGTTCATCAACCACCTAGGCAACGTGCTGCATGTTTACTCCGCAGCACGGCTTTCGGAGCAGGCGGCGGGGCTC is a window from the bacterium genome containing:
- a CDS encoding pirin: MARILVQATLPHRRPRTHEFERVNGRFTLCMNAPPSVGLPYGSYPRLALAWLSTEAVRTRNREIELGPTFSSFMYKLGLTPVTGKRGTTSRLRHQLHRLFSTTIRCSYSDEDEGHAAGLAYTIAHRHELWWSPRDPEQRPLWNSVVVLSTEFYDELVAHAVPIDLRALKALKGSPLALDIYSWLTYRMSYLRKPCLIPWEALQTQFGADYGRLRDFKKKFINHLGNVLHVYSAARLSEQAAGLQLRPSPTHLPRR